The sequence below is a genomic window from Rhodococcus sp. 4CII.
TACTCACGGGTGCGGCAGCGCAGATGAGGGAAAGGCGATGCTCTGCAACGTGTCTCGCATCTGCGTGACGACGGCTTCGGGGATGCCCTCGAAATAGCGCCCGTGCGCGGCGTCGACACGTGCCTTCGCGTCGTCGCGGAGCCGACGCCCTTCGTCGGTGGCGGCGATCAGCTTGTTGCGGCGATCCGAGGGGTCCAGGGTGCGGACGACGAGTCCGCGTTCCTCGAGTTCGTCGACGAGTCCCACGATCTGGCTGGGGTCGAGCCCCATCGTGGCGGCCACCCCGCGCTGGTTGACGCCCTCAGCCTGTTCGCACGCGAGGACCAGGACCGAATAGGAGCGCACCCGCAGACCAGTGGGGACGAGGGCCTTGTTGACCGACCCCAGCACCATCCCGCCGACGCGCGAGAGCAGGAACCCGATGTCGTCCGATAACGCCTGCGAGTCGGCCATGCGACGACCCCCTTTCCGATGATTGCCGGTAGCGTAGCAGACCTTAATCATTGACATTCTCAATCATCAATGATTACGTG
It includes:
- the couR gene encoding MarR family transcriptional repressor CouR, with the translated sequence MADSQALSDDIGFLLSRVGGMVLGSVNKALVPTGLRVRSYSVLVLACEQAEGVNQRGVAATMGLDPSQIVGLVDELEERGLVVRTLDPSDRRNKLIAATDEGRRLRDDAKARVDAAHGRYFEGIPEAVVTQMRDTLQSIAFPSSALPHP